A genomic window from Pelotomaculum isophthalicicum JI includes:
- a CDS encoding S-layer homology domain-containing protein, which yields MKLKFFGILLVSLLAVAIFSGGMPGVSVAADVYLPIPGDNSVSQWVYTSTTATKGWTKLSAISKSVEINFGKDNYLLFNNNISGEGINVILRDKTIFPTNDSSSINGSFAQSVDPSPPHAYINHTNDWIVKPLSPVYTIVPSQTLTASNGPLPGYSFVSPSTITLKYNSNISDSYETVSVLYRIDDNSPWEILPGLVNSGSKTVTATFTTNGFGSYCVVNLDSDFNEFSQEIASVNWSQQYVQSLWNKGIMSQTGSNGYFGLVDGSSNEYNTTRGEFASMLVKGMRLPLASLDNNIFSDVTSASPSLFADGVHYEYYYPQWRENVCTAASYGLFNGIRTAGGSLVFQPTAPVTREQAAALIARAVNLKVDYMDDPSNDKVLTALKKMYADNDDYLNISVWARPYVLAVSKAKYMSGTLNATTKKYSFNPTDPITRAETAKIIQKVLKNKKLI from the coding sequence ATGAAATTAAAGTTTTTCGGGATTTTGTTGGTTTCTTTGCTCGCAGTAGCTATTTTTTCAGGGGGTATGCCCGGGGTTTCCGTGGCTGCGGATGTGTATCTGCCGATTCCGGGTGATAATAGCGTTTCGCAATGGGTGTATACTTCAACAACTGCAACTAAAGGTTGGACCAAGCTAAGTGCTATAAGCAAGAGTGTTGAGATTAATTTCGGCAAAGATAATTACCTTTTATTCAATAATAATATTAGCGGTGAAGGCATCAATGTTATTCTTAGGGATAAAACAATATTCCCCACTAATGACAGTTCCAGCATTAACGGTTCCTTTGCTCAGTCGGTTGATCCTAGTCCACCCCATGCTTATATTAATCATACAAATGACTGGATAGTAAAACCACTTTCCCCTGTATACACAATAGTCCCTAGTCAGACACTAACTGCAAGTAATGGTCCATTACCTGGATATAGCTTTGTTTCGCCCTCAACAATTACATTAAAGTATAACAGCAATATATCGGATTCTTATGAAACTGTGAGCGTTCTTTATCGTATTGATGACAACTCCCCCTGGGAGATACTGCCAGGGTTGGTGAACTCCGGTTCAAAGACAGTTACCGCTACTTTTACCACGAACGGCTTCGGCAGCTATTGCGTGGTTAACTTAGACAGTGATTTCAATGAGTTTTCACAGGAGATCGCGAGCGTCAACTGGTCACAGCAATATGTTCAATCACTGTGGAATAAAGGGATCATGAGTCAAACCGGGAGTAACGGGTACTTTGGACTTGTTGACGGTTCAAGCAATGAATACAATACGACCCGCGGCGAGTTCGCTTCAATGCTTGTAAAGGGTATGAGGCTTCCACTAGCCAGTCTGGACAATAACATTTTTTCCGATGTGACTTCTGCTAGTCCTTCATTGTTTGCTGATGGTGTACATTATGAATATTACTATCCGCAATGGCGTGAAAACGTTTGTACCGCGGCAAGTTACGGGCTTTTCAACGGTATCAGGACCGCTGGTGGTTCTCTGGTGTTTCAACCCACTGCGCCTGTAACGCGCGAACAGGCGGCTGCTTTGATCGCGCGTGCAGTAAATCTTAAGGTGGATTACATGGATGATCCCTCTAATGATAAGGTTTTAACTGCATTAAAAAAAATGTATGCTGATAATGATGACTATTTGAATATTAGCGTCTGGGCAAGACCTTATGTGCTTGCTGTTTCCAAGGCAAAATACATGTCAGGAACACTTAATGCAACTACCAAAAAATACAGCTTCAACCCAACGGATCCCATTACCCGTGCTGAAACAGCGAAAATTATTCAAAAGGTACTGAAGAACAAAAAGCTTATCTAA
- the fliE gene encoding flagellar hook-basal body complex protein FliE, protein MQVSPVGLALPVQPAGPGNKQESGGSSFADMLNDSLKKLNDSKVNADNLTLKFLTGEIQDFHQVAIAMQEASLTMQLAVEVRNKVIEAYQEVSRMQV, encoded by the coding sequence ATGCAAGTATCACCTGTTGGGCTGGCCCTGCCGGTGCAACCGGCGGGACCCGGGAACAAGCAGGAAAGCGGGGGGAGTTCTTTCGCCGACATGTTGAACGACTCCCTGAAAAAATTAAATGATAGCAAGGTGAACGCCGATAACTTGACGCTAAAGTTTCTTACAGGTGAAATACAAGATTTTCACCAGGTTGCCATAGCCATGCAGGAAGCTAGTTTGACTATGCAGCTGGCCGTTGAAGTAAGAAATAAAGTGATTGAGGCTTATCAGGAAGTTTCCCGTATGCAAGTGTAA
- the fliF gene encoding flagellar basal-body MS-ring/collar protein FliF, translated as MNLGGSLAMVKERWQALSRNQKIISVLVAAGVLVCFIYLGLIVTRPSYAPLLSGLDPKEAGAIAEKLKTMKIPYQLADQGQTIKVPESQVYEARIQLASSGVLGGDGKGFELFDQNKFGQSDFDQQVNYQRALQEELRRTIIHIEGVQDARVHLVLPQKSVFVNDQGTPTASVALTLKPGAQLKPEQVQGICDLFVGSVEGLKPENIHIIDNAGNVLSENLKLNNNPDVVLTKTTLEQQKLQREYEKELEIRIQQMLAKITGQNNSVAMVTADLDFSKQQVTNTTNTNPDNVKVSEHTIKETGKGSTSGGAVGTDSNITTTPFAQSVDSSNFSKEDNTINYQVSSKQETLVAAPGRVKRLSAAVVVKDNADSPVDVTKIKDAVAAAMGYDQSRGDQISVTSMAFDDSLQKKLDAEAAQEKSAKDRSRIYIIAAVAGIILLALLVLLVIYLVNRRRSAQAQFEEEQEIEETFIPVGVLEAEPEHEIKDDKQEQIRKIATERPDDIAEIIKVWMRD; from the coding sequence TTGAACCTAGGCGGCTCTCTAGCCATGGTCAAGGAGAGATGGCAGGCCTTAAGCCGAAATCAAAAGATAATCTCGGTCCTGGTCGCTGCCGGTGTTTTAGTATGTTTTATATATCTTGGACTTATTGTCACAAGACCTAGTTATGCACCCTTATTATCGGGACTTGATCCGAAGGAAGCTGGAGCTATCGCTGAAAAATTAAAGACAATGAAAATTCCATACCAGCTTGCCGACCAAGGGCAAACTATCAAGGTGCCGGAGTCTCAGGTTTATGAAGCAAGGATCCAGTTAGCCAGCAGTGGCGTGTTGGGTGGGGACGGCAAGGGGTTTGAGCTTTTTGACCAGAATAAGTTCGGGCAAAGCGATTTCGACCAGCAGGTTAACTACCAGCGGGCCTTGCAAGAAGAATTAAGGAGAACAATAATACACATTGAAGGAGTGCAAGATGCCAGGGTTCATCTGGTGCTTCCGCAAAAAAGCGTGTTTGTCAACGATCAGGGTACCCCAACCGCTTCGGTGGCTTTGACGTTAAAACCCGGGGCCCAACTGAAGCCCGAGCAGGTTCAGGGAATTTGTGATCTCTTTGTGGGCAGCGTGGAAGGGCTAAAGCCTGAAAATATTCATATTATAGATAACGCGGGGAATGTCCTTAGTGAAAACTTGAAGTTAAACAACAACCCGGATGTAGTGCTCACCAAGACTACTTTGGAGCAGCAAAAATTGCAGCGGGAATATGAAAAAGAGCTGGAAATAAGGATTCAGCAGATGCTTGCCAAGATCACCGGCCAAAATAATTCCGTGGCGATGGTCACCGCTGATCTTGATTTTAGCAAACAGCAAGTAACTAACACTACTAACACAAACCCGGACAATGTGAAGGTTAGCGAGCATACCATAAAGGAAACAGGTAAAGGCAGCACGTCAGGCGGCGCGGTGGGAACCGATTCTAACATTACTACTACTCCCTTTGCCCAGAGCGTCGACTCATCTAACTTCAGCAAAGAAGATAACACCATCAACTATCAGGTGAGTTCAAAACAAGAAACACTGGTTGCGGCGCCAGGCAGAGTGAAGCGCCTGTCCGCGGCAGTGGTTGTTAAAGATAACGCGGACAGCCCGGTTGACGTTACTAAGATCAAGGATGCCGTAGCTGCCGCCATGGGGTATGATCAAAGCCGCGGTGATCAAATCAGTGTCACCAGTATGGCATTTGACGACTCGCTTCAGAAAAAACTTGACGCGGAAGCTGCTCAGGAAAAAAGCGCCAAGGATAGAAGCAGGATATATATTATTGCCGCGGTCGCCGGAATTATTCTGCTAGCGTTACTGGTTCTACTGGTTATTTATCTGGTGAACCGGCGCCGCAGTGCCCAAGCGCAGTTTGAAGAAGAACAAGAGATAGAAGAAACCTTCATTCCGGTGGGAGTCCTGGAAGCGGAGCCGGAGCATGAAATCAAGGACGATAAACAAGAGCAAATACGGAAAATTGCTACCGAGAGACCTGACGATATTGCTGAAATTATAAAAGTTTGGATGAGGGATTAG
- a CDS encoding flagellar hook-length control protein FliK codes for MQIAAVNNVLVSRKGNGTLSGDSADAGGFDMAMAAMLALLNPQPPGASQVSAGSGDDSINAQIAGTSSGGFVDVPIVSGELPGNMLIVRPASSQQDAESVGGEALVNSNTTTEIAQIPMPEVLPDTTQVITVTNSPEGLINQSPGVLPDTAQTITVTTQNIAVTNSPESLINQSPEMLPDTAQAITVTTSPEDLINQSPDVPPDTAQAIIVTTLPESIANQSADLTGQTTQAVLFTEVEGEAQNNQAIAGNSAITVQPGDTAKVQPPATDNNIFASVVISEAGNVSDSQGVPGKNSAVQDIQSDNVSFVPISEATYVADSSVNNDIGQSLQVVSDAGNANAVVAGVNTTETDNVVTTQSEPENVNNPASGSIAAGEPQLTSEKKIVTFVSENAVIKPDVENQSGVVTAEQQRNPELAYQGGNENKLLNNKPKGPQTADESKNIISNDTVPAGKVDSNNGLGTGNTTDNSAQFPAQVATDSLKGVPLSNLRDRVLQEIRHVYNNIGNDNRQTQVQLKLEPEQLGQLTIKLYFHKGELNAHFYTANNSVKEVLEGSLQQLRTSLGQQDLKLNEAFVFVGNGSQDNSNFYYQGRNQSGTVQFGSNNYHKDSDIPVEPAQSGRTETGSSSRQVDYLV; via the coding sequence ATGCAAATAGCGGCTGTTAATAATGTGTTGGTTTCACGGAAGGGAAACGGGACATTATCTGGAGATTCGGCGGACGCAGGAGGGTTTGACATGGCCATGGCTGCCATGCTGGCACTGCTAAATCCACAGCCCCCCGGAGCAAGCCAGGTTTCCGCCGGTTCCGGCGATGACAGTATCAATGCTCAAATTGCCGGGACTAGTAGTGGTGGTTTTGTTGACGTGCCAATAGTATCAGGTGAATTACCGGGAAATATGTTGATTGTGAGGCCGGCTTCTTCGCAACAGGACGCAGAATCAGTTGGTGGCGAAGCATTGGTGAATAGTAACACTACCACTGAAATAGCGCAAATACCCATGCCGGAAGTGCTTCCGGATACAACCCAGGTTATTACGGTAACAAACTCGCCTGAAGGTTTAATTAATCAATCACCGGGAGTGCTGCCGGACACAGCGCAGACTATTACGGTAACAACTCAGAATATTGCGGTAACAAATTCGCCTGAGAGTTTAATTAATCAATCACCGGAAATGCTTCCGGACACAGCCCAGGCTATTACAGTCACAACCTCACCTGAAGATTTGATTAATCAATCACCGGATGTGCCGCCGGACACGGCCCAAGCTATTATAGTCACAACTTTGCCTGAAAGTATAGCTAATCAATCAGCGGACCTTACCGGGCAAACAACCCAAGCTGTTTTATTTACGGAGGTAGAAGGGGAAGCGCAAAACAATCAGGCAATAGCTGGTAACAGCGCCATCACTGTGCAACCGGGAGACACTGCTAAGGTACAACCTCCTGCCACTGATAATAATATTTTTGCATCCGTGGTGATTTCAGAAGCAGGTAATGTGTCCGATAGCCAAGGAGTGCCAGGAAAAAATTCGGCTGTTCAGGATATACAATCCGACAACGTTTCGTTTGTTCCGATATCTGAAGCAACTTATGTTGCAGACTCTTCTGTTAATAACGATATAGGGCAGAGTTTGCAAGTTGTGTCTGATGCCGGAAATGCAAACGCAGTAGTCGCTGGGGTAAACACCACTGAAACGGATAATGTTGTTACAACGCAGTCTGAGCCTGAGAACGTGAACAATCCGGCTTCCGGTTCAATAGCTGCAGGAGAGCCACAGTTAACATCTGAAAAGAAAATTGTTACTTTTGTTTCGGAAAACGCTGTGATTAAACCGGATGTGGAGAACCAGTCCGGAGTCGTAACAGCGGAACAACAGCGTAATCCGGAATTAGCCTACCAGGGTGGCAATGAAAACAAGCTGCTGAATAACAAGCCAAAGGGACCACAAACCGCGGATGAGAGTAAAAATATAATATCGAACGATACAGTTCCGGCGGGAAAAGTTGATTCCAACAATGGATTGGGGACAGGCAATACGACTGATAATAGCGCTCAATTCCCTGCGCAGGTTGCCACTGACAGCTTAAAAGGAGTACCTTTGTCCAACCTCAGAGATAGGGTGCTTCAGGAAATAAGGCATGTATATAACAACATTGGCAATGACAATCGGCAAACACAGGTACAGCTAAAACTTGAGCCTGAGCAATTGGGACAGCTCACGATTAAACTTTATTTTCATAAAGGTGAATTAAACGCCCACTTTTACACCGCGAACAATAGCGTGAAAGAGGTTCTGGAAGGTTCGCTGCAGCAGTTAAGGACTTCCCTCGGCCAGCAGGATTTGAAATTAAATGAGGCGTTTGTGTTCGTCGGCAACGGCAGCCAGGACAATTCGAATTTTTATTATCAGGGAAGGAATCAGAGCGGCACAGTTCAATTCGGTAGCAATAACTACCATAAAGACAGTGACATTCCGGTTGAGCCTGCACAGTCCGGCAGGACCGAAACTGGTTCGAGTTCCCGGCAGGTTGACTATTTAGTATAA
- the flgC gene encoding flagellar basal body rod protein FlgC codes for MAGFFTSFAISASGLTAERLRLDLISNNIANMNTTGRPNDPNNPPYRRRIPLFAQILRQEEDAGVSQPLFSGAGVRVTKVLEDSNPPRLVYDPSHPDADEKGYVAYPNINVVNEMVNMITATRAYEANVTALNAAKDIALKAMEIGRG; via the coding sequence ATGGCCGGTTTTTTCACTTCTTTTGCGATCAGCGCATCAGGTCTTACGGCGGAGAGATTGCGTTTGGACTTGATCTCCAATAATATTGCCAATATGAATACTACCGGCAGGCCGAATGATCCGAACAACCCCCCCTATCGCAGGAGAATTCCCTTATTTGCTCAGATATTGAGGCAGGAAGAGGATGCGGGTGTGTCACAGCCGCTTTTTAGTGGCGCGGGTGTACGGGTAACCAAGGTGTTGGAAGACAGCAACCCGCCGCGGTTGGTCTACGACCCTTCTCATCCTGACGCTGACGAAAAAGGCTATGTGGCTTACCCTAATATTAATGTTGTTAATGAAATGGTTAATATGATTACTGCCACCAGAGCTTATGAAGCGAACGTGACGGCTTTAAACGCCGCCAAAGATATCGCTTTGAAGGCGATGGAAATAGGGCGCGGTTAA
- the flgB gene encoding flagellar basal body rod protein FlgB, producing the protein MDLFSDQVMVSLVKELDAGALRQRVMANNIANVNTPYFKKTVVEFDSLLKKALGREPVEMITTDPRHFGGKPSLAELRPEVSLSKETTMRTDGNNVDIDEEMTNLAANSMQYQAVAKELSERYSGLSYVITGGRR; encoded by the coding sequence GTGGACCTTTTTTCTGATCAAGTGATGGTTTCTCTGGTAAAGGAATTAGACGCCGGTGCTCTGCGTCAAAGAGTGATGGCTAATAATATCGCCAATGTAAATACTCCATACTTTAAAAAAACTGTCGTGGAATTTGACAGTTTGTTGAAAAAGGCTCTCGGCCGGGAGCCGGTGGAGATGATAACGACGGATCCCAGGCACTTTGGCGGAAAACCTTCACTGGCCGAACTGAGGCCGGAAGTATCCCTTAGTAAAGAAACTACTATGCGCACTGATGGAAACAACGTTGACATTGACGAGGAAATGACGAACCTTGCGGCAAATAGCATGCAATACCAGGCGGTTGCCAAAGAATTGAGTGAACGTTATTCCGGTTTGAGCTACGTTATTACTGGCGGAAGGAGATAA
- the fliI gene encoding flagellar protein export ATPase FliI, protein MESAPIDLSVWRSRIKEANLLKLTGRVTRVIGLTVEVQGINSPIGEVCGINVPGEPEPVRAEVVGFRDGSTLLMPLGELRGIYQGCSVIPTGKPFYVKVGEQLLGRVLDGLGHPLDGLGPLNGLTEEYAVDNRPPNPLKRKRISEVLSTGVRVVDAFLTCGRGQRIGIFSGSGVGKSTLMGMISRYGSADVNVIALIGERGREVLDFIETDLGPEGLARSVVVVATSEQPALVRLKGAFVACAIAEYFRNQAKDVLLMMDSVTRFAMAQREVGLAIGEPPATKGYTPSVFALLPRLLERPGMSDTGSITAFFTVLVDGDDLNEPISDAVRGILDGHIVLSRSLAAANHYPAVDVLNSVSRLMPDITSEEHRAQAGKLRDWLAAYRQAEDLINIGAYVAGSNPRVDEAIASYQGIVDFLKQGMHEHNNYDDTLNRLSAIAHGKR, encoded by the coding sequence GTGGAAAGTGCTCCAATAGACCTGTCGGTATGGAGGTCGCGCATAAAAGAAGCCAACTTGCTGAAACTGACCGGCAGGGTCACCCGTGTTATCGGACTCACAGTCGAAGTGCAGGGAATCAATTCTCCAATTGGAGAGGTTTGCGGGATTAATGTGCCGGGTGAACCTGAGCCGGTCCGGGCTGAAGTGGTAGGTTTCCGTGACGGGAGCACACTGCTGATGCCGCTTGGCGAACTCAGGGGGATTTACCAGGGGTGCAGCGTTATTCCCACAGGCAAGCCGTTTTATGTTAAAGTGGGGGAACAACTGCTCGGCAGGGTATTGGACGGTCTGGGTCATCCTTTGGACGGTCTGGGTCCTCTGAACGGGCTTACTGAAGAATACGCGGTGGACAATCGTCCACCAAACCCGCTAAAGAGAAAACGTATATCCGAGGTGCTGTCAACCGGAGTGCGGGTGGTGGATGCGTTTCTTACCTGCGGCCGGGGTCAGCGTATCGGCATTTTCTCCGGCAGCGGGGTGGGAAAAAGTACCTTAATGGGAATGATCTCGCGGTACGGCAGCGCCGACGTTAACGTTATCGCCTTAATCGGGGAGCGCGGCCGGGAGGTGCTGGATTTTATTGAGACCGACCTCGGCCCGGAGGGTTTGGCCCGCTCGGTGGTTGTAGTGGCGACATCTGAGCAGCCCGCGCTGGTGCGCTTAAAAGGCGCCTTTGTCGCTTGCGCTATTGCCGAGTATTTCCGGAATCAGGCTAAAGATGTGCTGTTGATGATGGATTCGGTGACCAGGTTTGCCATGGCGCAGCGCGAGGTTGGCCTGGCTATCGGGGAGCCGCCCGCGACTAAAGGCTATACTCCCTCTGTGTTCGCGCTGTTGCCCCGGCTGCTTGAACGGCCGGGCATGTCCGACACCGGCTCAATTACAGCTTTTTTTACCGTGCTTGTAGACGGAGATGATTTGAATGAACCGATTTCCGACGCGGTGCGCGGCATCCTGGACGGGCATATCGTGCTGTCCCGTTCACTAGCTGCGGCCAACCATTACCCGGCAGTGGATGTGCTGAACAGTGTCAGCCGCTTGATGCCCGATATTACCTCGGAGGAGCACCGGGCGCAGGCCGGGAAGTTGCGTGACTGGCTGGCAGCTTACCGCCAGGCGGAAGACTTGATCAATATCGGCGCTTACGTGGCGGGTTCAAACCCGCGGGTTGACGAGGCTATCGCTTCCTACCAGGGAATTGTTGACTTCTTGAAGCAGGGAATGCACGAGCATAATAATTACGATGACACATTAAACAGGCTAAGTGCGATAGCTCATGGAAAGAGGTGA
- a CDS encoding TIGR02530 family flagellar biosynthesis protein: MNHNISSILPVAPLPVIPATGGGQSPRKDDKLSFQEAVQREIEKNQGLKISAHAEKRLKERNIVLAQDDLAKINTAVKQAESKGARESLIIYGDLALITSVRNKTIVTAMDGNFATDHVFTNIDSAVIVK; encoded by the coding sequence ATGAACCATAACATTAGTTCAATCCTGCCTGTTGCGCCGCTTCCGGTCATACCGGCAACTGGGGGCGGACAGTCGCCGCGGAAAGACGATAAGCTGTCCTTTCAGGAAGCAGTTCAGCGGGAGATTGAAAAAAACCAGGGATTAAAGATCTCGGCACACGCCGAAAAACGGCTAAAAGAAAGGAATATTGTTTTAGCTCAGGATGATCTGGCCAAGATTAATACGGCTGTAAAACAGGCTGAATCCAAGGGGGCGCGGGAATCATTGATAATCTACGGTGATTTGGCTTTGATTACCAGCGTACGCAATAAAACAATAGTAACAGCCATGGACGGAAACTTTGCGACGGACCACGTTTTTACCAACATAGACAGCGCGGTGATTGTAAAGTAA
- a CDS encoding FliH/SctL family protein, which yields MYLYKIIKSTDVRDSNLQILPLRLCNFVGEPQFGDGNGDNATQETDLEENIDLSAEILAQAEETLSEARAAADELIRQARLDGENIKQEACRQAELESEQIKLEARKTAFDQGYRDGYQEGMAKAKEDGETIREMALDVLKQSEESRRQTLRSLEGNIINLAREIAERLLSAQLSLEPEIVCNVAMESLRLVADRLQVVLYINPSELALYEKRKEEMRGLLPAKAELQVIADASIEPGGCRVETESGRVDATMETRRVALFKALYGEEG from the coding sequence ATGTACTTGTATAAGATTATCAAGAGTACTGATGTGCGGGATAGCAACTTGCAAATATTGCCGCTCAGGTTGTGTAATTTTGTTGGGGAACCCCAGTTCGGTGACGGAAATGGGGACAACGCAACCCAGGAGACAGATCTGGAAGAAAATATTGATTTAAGCGCCGAAATCTTGGCGCAGGCTGAAGAAACATTAAGCGAGGCTCGCGCTGCCGCGGACGAACTAATCAGACAAGCCCGGCTTGACGGTGAAAATATCAAGCAAGAAGCTTGCCGTCAAGCGGAGCTTGAAAGTGAACAGATCAAACTGGAAGCGCGCAAGACCGCATTTGACCAGGGGTATCGGGACGGCTACCAGGAAGGGATGGCAAAAGCGAAGGAAGACGGCGAAACGATCCGGGAAATGGCTCTGGATGTATTGAAACAGTCGGAAGAAAGTCGCCGCCAGACCCTGAGGTCACTTGAAGGTAATATTATCAATCTGGCCAGGGAAATAGCCGAAAGGCTTTTGTCAGCCCAGTTGTCTCTTGAACCGGAAATTGTCTGTAACGTGGCCATGGAATCGCTTCGCCTGGTTGCGGATAGACTCCAGGTGGTTCTGTACATAAACCCGTCGGAACTGGCGCTGTATGAAAAAAGGAAAGAAGAGATGAGAGGTCTGCTGCCGGCGAAGGCGGAGCTTCAAGTAATTGCTGACGCTTCGATTGAGCCGGGCGGGTGCAGGGTCGAAACTGAGAGTGGACGGGTGGACGCTACTATGGAAACGCGGCGGGTAGCGTTATTTAAAGCTCTTTACGGTGAGGAGGGCTAG
- a CDS encoding flagellar hook assembly protein FlgD, producing MEVNSTTNDYSYPTEAKRKDPVKTLDKDAFLQLFVTQLQNQDPASPQDTSAFISQMAQFTMLEQLTNMNTEITKLKLSQEMGQASALIGHQVKITADSTDSSGSSVINEVSGQVEKVTLTGDTVQVYVNGTAYGLDKVTEIK from the coding sequence ATGGAAGTAAATTCAACCACTAATGATTATTCGTATCCAACGGAAGCGAAAAGGAAAGATCCTGTAAAGACACTTGACAAGGATGCGTTTCTCCAGTTGTTCGTAACTCAGTTGCAAAACCAGGACCCAGCCAGCCCGCAGGATACAAGCGCATTTATTTCGCAAATGGCTCAATTTACCATGCTTGAGCAATTGACAAATATGAATACAGAAATCACCAAGCTCAAACTTTCGCAGGAGATGGGTCAGGCGTCGGCGCTAATCGGACATCAGGTGAAAATTACCGCCGATAGTACTGATAGTTCCGGTAGTTCCGTTATTAATGAAGTTTCTGGTCAGGTGGAAAAAGTCACACTTACAGGTGATACTGTGCAAGTATATGTAAATGGAACTGCTTATGGGCTGGATAAGGTGACCGAAATCAAGTAG
- the fliJ gene encoding flagellar export protein FliJ, with product MVKFHFQLEPVLRHRAAKEVSAEQALAMAHHEYNRRLAMLENTRQRLEAAFDVAEEDADVLGVAYLSFYRASLNKKIDIQEKDVSNAGLVVESRRNAAVRARQERQVIEMLKDKHLMNYKREVAAREQKEVDELALYAYQRRLDNL from the coding sequence ATCGTTAAGTTTCATTTTCAGCTTGAGCCGGTTTTGCGGCATCGCGCCGCTAAAGAAGTTTCAGCGGAGCAGGCCCTAGCCATGGCACATCACGAATATAACCGGCGCCTGGCAATGCTCGAGAATACCAGACAGCGTCTGGAAGCGGCGTTTGATGTGGCTGAAGAAGATGCGGACGTTCTGGGAGTGGCGTATTTGTCCTTTTACAGGGCTTCATTAAACAAGAAAATTGATATACAAGAAAAGGATGTCAGTAATGCCGGCCTCGTTGTTGAGAGTAGGCGCAATGCCGCTGTTCGGGCCAGACAGGAGCGGCAGGTCATTGAGATGTTGAAGGATAAGCATTTGATGAACTACAAGCGTGAAGTGGCGGCCAGGGAGCAAAAAGAAGTGGATGAACTGGCCCTTTATGCCTACCAGCGACGGCTGGACAATCTCTGA
- the fliG gene encoding flagellar motor switch protein FliG, with protein MQLSKLTGSQKAAILLIALGSDLSAKVLKQRFADAEIEQLTQEISNMIKVPPEIKYAVFDEFFELHRAREFLIHGGMGYAKELLEKTLGQQKASEILSKLTKEMKSVPFSALRKADPKSILNIIREEHPQTVALVLAHLTPEQAGIILASMPPDMQSDIARRVAIIDRLTPDVIKDVEAVLESKISSVVQQDHSVVGGVQALVDILNRVGRSAEKVVLEGLEREDPALAEEVKRRMLVFEDMIMLPDNFIQRVLREVNSKDLAMAMRGAGEEVNARIYKNLSKRAAEMLKEEIEFMGPVRLREVEQAQQKIVNILRKLDESGEIIISRGGEDVLV; from the coding sequence TTGCAGCTTTCCAAGCTGACCGGTTCTCAAAAAGCGGCCATACTTTTGATCGCCTTGGGTTCGGACTTGTCGGCCAAGGTTTTGAAACAGCGTTTCGCGGATGCTGAGATTGAACAGCTTACTCAGGAAATCTCCAATATGATCAAAGTGCCTCCTGAAATCAAGTATGCTGTTTTTGATGAGTTTTTTGAACTGCACCGGGCGCGGGAATTCCTGATCCACGGTGGGATGGGTTACGCCAAGGAATTGCTTGAGAAAACCCTTGGTCAGCAAAAGGCTTCTGAAATACTGTCCAAGCTGACCAAGGAAATGAAGTCAGTACCTTTTAGCGCCTTGCGCAAGGCTGATCCAAAGTCGATTTTAAACATTATCCGTGAAGAACACCCGCAAACCGTGGCGCTGGTTCTTGCCCATCTAACCCCGGAGCAAGCCGGCATTATTCTGGCGTCCATGCCGCCCGATATGCAAAGTGATATTGCCAGGCGTGTCGCTATTATTGACCGCTTGACCCCAGATGTGATCAAGGATGTTGAAGCTGTGCTGGAAAGCAAGATTTCTTCAGTAGTACAACAGGACCACTCCGTGGTGGGCGGTGTCCAAGCCCTCGTGGATATTCTGAACAGGGTGGGCAGAAGCGCGGAAAAAGTGGTTTTGGAAGGTTTGGAAAGGGAAGACCCGGCGCTGGCGGAAGAAGTCAAGCGGCGCATGCTTGTATTCGAAGACATGATTATGCTCCCGGATAACTTCATCCAGAGAGTTTTAAGGGAGGTCAATTCAAAAGATCTGGCTATGGCTATGCGTGGCGCCGGTGAAGAGGTGAACGCCAGGATATATAAAAACCTGTCCAAACGCGCGGCGGAAATGCTCAAAGAGGAAATCGAATTTATGGGACCGGTACGTTTAAGAGAAGTGGAACAAGCGCAGCAGAAGATCGTGAATATCTTGCGCAAGCTTGACGAAAGCGGCGAAATTATCATCTCGCGGGGTGGCGAGGATGTACTTGTATAA